One window of Pyrus communis chromosome 12, drPyrComm1.1, whole genome shotgun sequence genomic DNA carries:
- the LOC137711726 gene encoding uncharacterized protein yields MASGWVKSLQCKSRAFEDVYHPNPKNLMNSASCRKSVQNIKDVMDTTKPRKPKPSPPPGPPPKRSKPKHLGRPTKPEPSSSPTQPVRTRQPRPHYPFLPSLTELPDDHPSRNVVEIIFHTSWGPKAFSGRIEMIFKVQNGSKSVARFEEYREVVKARSRVGSKGGAQCEEENARCVADGNEVMRFHCLGPASSGVGVYDACSGMWGFHGGKGKAICTFSDSGVAHERAGAGGARGRRAMLVCRVVAGRVSKQLELESLLDGRVEFDSVSGDSGELLVFDSRAVLPCFLIIYKL; encoded by the coding sequence ATGGCGAGTGGGTGGGTGAAGTCGCTGCAATGCAAGTCGAGAGCGTTCGAAGACGTTTACCATCCGAACCCGAAAAATCTGATGAACAGCGCGAGTTGCAGAAAGAGCGTTCAAAACATCAAGGACGTCATGGACACTACAAAACCAAGAAAGCCGAAGCCGTCGCCTCCGCCGGGTCCGCCGCCCAAGCGGTCCAAACCGAAACACCTGGGTCGACCCACAAAACCCGAGCCCAGTTCGAGCCCGACCCAACCAGTCCGAACTCGTCAGCCGCGACCCCACTACCCGTTCTTGCCGTCATTGACGGAGCTCCCGGATGACCACCCCTCGCGCAATGTCGTCGAGATTATCTTCCACACCAGCTGGGGACCGAAGGCCTTTTCGGGTCGGATCGAGATGATTTTTAAGGTCCAGAACGGGTCCAAATCCGTTGCCCGGTTCGAGGAGTACAGGGAGGTTGTAAAGGCGCGGTCCCGGGTCGGGTCCAAAGGCGGGGCCCAGTGCGAGGAAGAGAATGCGCGGTGCGTCGCGGACGGAAACGAGGTCATGCGGTTCCACTGCCTCGGTCCCGCCAGCTCCGGCGTCGGGGTGTACGACGCATGCAGCGGAATGTGGGGGTTTCACGGCGGAAAGGGAAAAGCGATTTGCACGTTTTCCGATAGCGGCGTGGCCCACGAGAGAGCAGGTGCTGGTGGGGCCAGGGGACGGAGGGCGATGCTGGTTTGCCGGGTCGTTGCGGGTCGGGTTTCGAAGCAGTTAGAGTTGGAGTCGTTGTTGGATGGCCGGGTCGAGTTCGACTCGGTGAGCGGAGACAGCGGCGAGTTGCTGGTGTTTGATTCACGCGCCGTGTTGCCGTGCTTTCTTATCATCTATAAACTGTAA
- the LOC137711493 gene encoding adenine phosphoribosyltransferase 3-like: protein MSILKDEDPRIHGIKTKIRVVPNFPKPGIMFQDITTLLLDPKAFKDTIDLFVERYKGKNISVVAGIEARGFIFGPPIALAIGAKFVPLRKPKKLPGDVIFEEYTLEYGRDCLEMHVGAVELGERALVVDDLIATGGTLCAAMNLLERVGAEVVECACLIELPDLQGRERLNGKPLYVLVEYQ, encoded by the exons ATGTCGATTTTGAAGGACGAAGATCCTCGCATCCACGGCATTAAAACCAAGATTCGGGTCGTCCCAAATTTTCCCAAACCTG GAATTATGTTCCAAGATATCACAACTTTATTATTGGACCCAAAAGCCTTCAAGGACACCATCGATTTGTTCGTTGAGAGATACAAAGGCAAAAATATTTCAGTGGTTGCAG GAATTGAGGCGCGAGGTTTTATCTTTGGTCCTCCAATTGCATTGGCAATAGGAGCAAAGTTCGTTCCCCTGAGAAAACCAAAAAAGCTGCCCG GTGACGTTATTTTTGAAGAATACACTTTGGAATATGGAAGGGACTGTCTTGAGATGCATGTTGGAGCAGTAGAACTTGGTGAGCGTGCTCTGGTGGTAGATGATTTAATAGCCACAGGAGGCACACTCTGTGCTGCAATGAATTTGTTGG AACGCGTTGGAGCAGAAGTGGTCGAATGTGCATGCTTAATTGAATTACCAGATTTACAA GGACGTGAGAGGTTGAATGGAAAGCCATTGTATGTCCTAGTTGAGTACCAATGA